The following proteins come from a genomic window of Streptomyces liliiviolaceus:
- a CDS encoding MMPL family transporter encodes MGKRDTRVRGIAARAGGWSARHRWAAVGIWVLFVVLAMGLGSAAGTVELKDSEQLGGETGRAAAIAEQAGIDEPAGETVLLQAREAGLKATDSEFRAAVAAVIKAVEGTGKVTDVTSPYDTKTISKDGRSALVQFDMRGEADTAGERVEPVLKAVDEVQKDHEALRIEEIGGASMNKTFDDAFGDDFQQAEFSAVPVALGILLVAFGALVAALVPVLLAITAIMATMGLMMIVSHVQPMDETSSSVMLLVGLAVGVDYCLFYLRREREERAAGRDPETALRIAAATSGRAIIVSGVTVCVAMAGMLFTGIATFKAMGLASLMVVAVAMVGSVTVLPAVLSLLGKRVETGRIPFLHPDKRRKSNGGAGKAGAGNDSRFWTAVLRVVLAKPAISLIVAAGALVAIAAPALGMKTQNLTLDQEFGDSLPIVATYERVNEAFPGGSDPAEVVVRADDINSPEVKSALADFRAQAVSSGASRGPVDVKVHDAQNIAFVYVPLVGGSDLDKAEKSLTILRDEVRPATLGEVDGVEAPISGQVAGSKDFNDQLVSAVAPVFVFVVVFAFVLMLLSFRSLTIAVTSIVLNLLSVGAAYGILVAVFQHGWGASLVGAEGVGAIITWLPLFLFVILFGLSMDYHVFVVSRIREARLRGLTTRDAIQHGVVTTAGVITSAAVIMVAVFAIFGTLSMQSMKQMGVGLAAAVLIDATIIRGVLLPAVMALLGERNWYFPKWLNRLPDLSHDESFEEPSARSQPPQPPAVEGERVGV; translated from the coding sequence ATGGGGAAGCGAGACACGCGGGTACGGGGGATAGCGGCCCGGGCCGGTGGCTGGAGCGCCCGGCACCGCTGGGCGGCCGTCGGGATCTGGGTGCTGTTCGTCGTTCTGGCGATGGGGCTCGGCTCGGCGGCGGGCACGGTCGAGCTCAAGGACAGCGAGCAGCTCGGCGGCGAGACGGGCCGGGCCGCGGCCATCGCGGAGCAGGCGGGGATCGACGAGCCGGCCGGGGAGACCGTGCTCCTCCAGGCCAGGGAAGCGGGTCTGAAGGCCACGGACAGCGAGTTCCGTGCCGCCGTCGCCGCCGTGATCAAGGCGGTCGAGGGCACCGGCAAGGTGACCGACGTGACCTCTCCGTACGACACGAAGACGATCTCGAAGGACGGCCGCAGCGCGCTGGTCCAGTTCGACATGCGCGGCGAGGCGGACACGGCGGGCGAGCGGGTCGAGCCCGTGCTGAAGGCCGTGGACGAGGTCCAGAAGGACCATGAGGCGTTGCGGATCGAGGAGATCGGCGGCGCCAGCATGAACAAGACGTTCGACGACGCGTTCGGCGACGACTTCCAGCAGGCCGAGTTCTCCGCCGTGCCGGTGGCCCTCGGCATCCTGCTGGTCGCGTTCGGCGCGCTGGTCGCGGCGCTGGTACCGGTCCTGCTCGCGATCACCGCGATCATGGCCACCATGGGCCTGATGATGATCGTCAGCCATGTCCAGCCGATGGACGAGACCTCCAGCTCCGTGATGCTGCTGGTCGGGCTCGCGGTCGGCGTCGACTACTGCCTGTTCTATCTGCGGCGCGAGCGCGAGGAACGCGCCGCGGGCCGGGACCCCGAGACCGCGCTGCGCATCGCCGCGGCGACCAGCGGCCGGGCCATCATCGTCTCCGGTGTCACGGTGTGCGTGGCCATGGCGGGCATGCTGTTCACCGGGATCGCCACCTTCAAGGCGATGGGGCTCGCCTCCCTGATGGTCGTGGCGGTCGCCATGGTCGGCTCGGTCACGGTGCTGCCCGCGGTCCTGTCGCTGCTCGGCAAGCGGGTCGAGACGGGGCGGATCCCGTTCCTGCACCCGGACAAGCGCCGCAAGTCCAACGGCGGTGCGGGCAAGGCCGGTGCCGGCAACGACAGCCGCTTCTGGACGGCCGTCCTGCGCGTGGTGCTGGCCAAGCCGGCGATCTCGCTGATCGTCGCGGCGGGCGCCCTGGTGGCCATCGCCGCCCCCGCGCTGGGCATGAAGACCCAGAACCTCACGCTGGACCAGGAGTTCGGCGACTCGCTGCCGATCGTGGCGACGTACGAGCGGGTCAACGAGGCGTTCCCCGGCGGTTCCGACCCGGCCGAGGTGGTCGTCAGGGCCGACGACATCAACTCCCCCGAGGTGAAGTCCGCGCTCGCCGACTTCCGCGCGCAGGCGGTCAGTTCGGGTGCCTCGCGCGGCCCGGTCGACGTCAAGGTGCACGACGCGCAGAACATCGCCTTCGTGTACGTACCGCTGGTGGGCGGCTCCGACCTCGACAAGGCCGAGAAGAGCCTGACGATCCTCCGCGACGAGGTCCGTCCCGCGACGCTCGGCGAGGTCGACGGCGTCGAGGCCCCGATCTCCGGTCAGGTGGCCGGTTCGAAGGACTTCAACGACCAGCTCGTCAGCGCGGTGGCCCCGGTCTTCGTCTTCGTGGTGGTCTTCGCCTTCGTCCTGATGCTCCTGTCGTTCCGCTCGCTGACGATCGCGGTCACCTCGATCGTCCTCAACCTCCTGTCGGTCGGAGCGGCGTACGGCATCCTGGTCGCCGTCTTCCAGCACGGCTGGGGCGCGTCGCTGGTGGGCGCCGAAGGGGTGGGCGCGATCATCACCTGGCTGCCGCTGTTCCTCTTCGTGATCCTGTTCGGGCTCTCGATGGACTACCACGTGTTCGTGGTCTCGCGGATCCGTGAGGCGCGGCTGCGGGGGCTGACGACCCGGGACGCCATCCAGCACGGCGTCGTCACCACGGCCGGTGTCATCACCAGCGCCGCCGTCATCATGGTCGCCGTCTTCGCGATCTTCGGCACGCTGTCCATGCAGTCCATGAAGCAGATGGGTGTGGGCCTCGCGGCGGCGGTCCTGATCGACGCCACGATCATCCGCGGTGTGCTGCTCCCGGCGGTCATGGCCCTGCTCGGCGAGCGCAACTGGTACTTCCCGAAGTGGCTGAACCGGCTGCCGGACCTCAGTCACGACGAGTCGTTCGAGGAGCCGTCCGCGCGGTCGCAGCCGCCTCAGCCTCCGGCGGTCGAGGGCGAGAGGGTCGGCGTCTGA
- a CDS encoding protein phosphatase 2C domain-containing protein: MVTALVRRWATLAESIQGTGKRQNQDWYAFSGTGSSADPLVLAVADGHGSAAHARSALGARFAVDRFVALATEFGRAADAGHEPGGLARLMNYARNDMPRALVQSWREAALGHWSRHRPVADLGLPEPGTDEKLTLYGTTLIGAVVTPWLLTAWQIGDGDLAVVGHDGSVARPLAPAEDDLGDETESLCGPQAWRAVRTHWAPVFEEARIPRLVVLSTDGLSKSFASGDGFTEFVGGMDERLATEGFEGVREALPDWLRHASRYSGDDTTLAAALLHSYAARPQPKPEPEPASEPGTDPATEPESERKRET; this comes from the coding sequence GTGGTGACGGCACTCGTACGGCGCTGGGCCACCCTCGCCGAAAGCATCCAGGGGACCGGGAAACGGCAGAACCAGGACTGGTACGCGTTCTCCGGGACCGGTTCCTCGGCCGATCCCCTCGTCCTCGCCGTGGCGGACGGCCACGGCTCGGCCGCGCACGCGCGCAGCGCGCTCGGGGCACGGTTCGCCGTGGACCGGTTCGTCGCGCTGGCGACGGAGTTCGGCCGGGCCGCCGACGCCGGCCACGAACCGGGCGGGCTCGCCCGGCTGATGAACTACGCCCGCAACGACATGCCGCGCGCCCTCGTCCAGTCCTGGCGCGAGGCGGCCCTCGGGCACTGGTCGCGGCACCGCCCGGTGGCCGACCTCGGCCTGCCCGAGCCCGGCACCGACGAGAAGCTGACGCTGTACGGGACCACGCTGATCGGCGCGGTCGTGACGCCGTGGCTGCTGACGGCCTGGCAGATCGGCGACGGCGATCTGGCGGTGGTGGGCCACGACGGCTCGGTGGCCCGGCCGCTGGCCCCGGCCGAGGACGACCTGGGCGACGAGACCGAGTCGCTGTGCGGACCGCAGGCGTGGCGCGCGGTACGGACGCACTGGGCGCCCGTGTTCGAGGAGGCGCGGATCCCGCGGCTGGTGGTGCTGTCCACGGACGGTCTGTCGAAGAGTTTCGCGTCGGGGGACGGCTTCACAGAGTTCGTCGGGGGCATGGACGAGCGGCTCGCGACGGAGGGCTTCGAGGGGGTGCGGGAGGCGCTGCCCGACTGGCTGCGGCACGCCTCGCGGTACTCCGGCGACGACACGACCCTGGCCGCGGCGCTCCTGCACTCGTACGCGGCCCGCCCGCAGCCCAAGCCCGAACCGGAACCCGCCTCGGAGCCCGGCACCGACCCCGCCACCGAACCGGAATCCGAACGAAAGAGGGAGACCTAG
- a CDS encoding CDP-alcohol phosphatidyltransferase family protein: MRRDIPPLAEVRRITEKKRDAWWTVLLVDPVATPLVRLTAKYTRITPNQITWGAFLLGLVSAAFFAFGDWRWLIAGAFVYHLSFILDCMDGKVARLTGQGSVFGAWLDFVFDRIRVAVCGVALMAGQYDRTGETIYIWLAAAVVFLDTLRYINGLEIFKIRHTMRKQIKARVRAARRAENAAELAFMEDLLRNNPEADIEQDIRQAATATVTPGGVAESAEIAESPEVAAFAEREHAPATAATAVSAPDAAEGGVGAEGEAPTKAPARVIDLHQEFRHRFPVYLRARSFFLRHRIRTHLVSGIEFQMGVFILGPLFDSVIKATIVSGALLLVFELAIIYKLLLSTRDFTRTIDSFEREEVPAAA, from the coding sequence ATGCGCCGTGACATACCGCCCCTCGCAGAGGTGCGCCGCATCACCGAGAAGAAGCGGGACGCCTGGTGGACCGTGCTGCTCGTCGACCCGGTCGCCACTCCGCTGGTGCGGTTGACCGCGAAGTACACGCGGATCACCCCGAACCAGATCACCTGGGGCGCGTTCCTGCTCGGCCTGGTCTCGGCGGCGTTCTTCGCGTTCGGTGACTGGCGGTGGCTGATCGCCGGTGCGTTCGTCTACCACCTGAGCTTCATCCTCGACTGCATGGACGGAAAGGTGGCCCGCCTCACGGGGCAGGGCTCGGTCTTCGGCGCCTGGCTGGACTTCGTCTTCGACCGCATCCGGGTGGCGGTGTGCGGCGTCGCGCTGATGGCCGGGCAGTACGACCGCACCGGCGAGACGATCTACATCTGGCTGGCCGCCGCGGTCGTCTTCCTCGACACGCTGCGCTACATCAACGGCCTGGAGATCTTCAAGATCCGCCACACCATGCGCAAGCAGATCAAGGCGCGGGTGCGGGCGGCCCGGCGCGCGGAGAACGCCGCGGAGCTCGCCTTCATGGAGGACCTGCTGCGCAACAACCCCGAGGCGGACATCGAGCAGGACATCCGCCAGGCGGCCACGGCGACGGTGACACCGGGGGGCGTCGCGGAGTCCGCGGAGATCGCGGAGAGCCCCGAGGTCGCCGCCTTCGCGGAGCGCGAGCACGCGCCGGCGACCGCGGCGACGGCAGTGTCCGCGCCGGACGCCGCCGAGGGCGGGGTCGGAGCCGAGGGCGAGGCGCCGACCAAGGCCCCGGCCCGCGTGATCGACCTGCACCAGGAGTTCAGGCACCGCTTCCCGGTCTACCTCCGCGCCCGTTCCTTCTTCCTGCGCCACCGCATCCGTACGCACCTGGTGAGCGGTATCGAGTTCCAGATGGGCGTCTTCATCCTGGGCCCGCTGTTCGACTCGGTCATCAAGGCGACCATCGTCTCCGGCGCCCTGCTCCTCGTCTTCGAGCTGGCCATCATCTACAAGCTGCTGCTCTCCACCCGGGACTTCACGCGCACGATCGACTCCTTCGAGCGCGAAGAGGTCCCCGCCGCGGCCTGA
- a CDS encoding serine/threonine protein kinase, with protein MTGMLDSGTRLTVETGEEVQVVDMLGAGGQGEVYRVKTSVGEKALKWYYPTCATAEQEGIVRELVSRDFDDDRFLWPEAYVPWHHGSFGYLMGLRPDRFKGLPALFRRQLRTSTRALLTACLYTVEAYQALHSRGIAYRDISWGNVFFDPDTGDILVCDNDNAVVEGDASGISGTMEFMAPELVRAEPGARPGTQSDLHSLAVLLFMFLMNHHPLKGRRELAIHCLDEAAERKLYGKNPLFVFDPADDSNEPDPMEHATVLATWDASAGALQKLFRRSFTAGLHDPAVRVRESEWRDALRAVRDAVVECASCGRQNMTEPGEHQQQASRPCWGCGALLVLPPRLTVTTPPPRTERHIRLPRAARVQAHHLQAEPARHDYSDASLVAELVEHPTKPGRFGIANRSDRTWAGTRSDGTSQQIGPGQTVPLRAGLELDLGDGSRAVVRAK; from the coding sequence ATGACCGGCATGCTCGACAGCGGCACCCGCCTGACCGTGGAGACCGGTGAGGAGGTCCAGGTCGTCGACATGCTGGGGGCGGGCGGCCAGGGCGAGGTCTACCGGGTGAAGACGTCCGTCGGCGAGAAGGCCCTCAAGTGGTACTACCCGACCTGCGCGACCGCGGAGCAGGAGGGGATCGTACGGGAACTGGTGTCGCGCGACTTCGACGACGACCGCTTCCTGTGGCCCGAGGCGTACGTGCCCTGGCACCACGGCTCGTTCGGGTATCTGATGGGGCTGCGGCCCGACCGGTTCAAGGGCCTGCCCGCCCTGTTCCGCCGTCAACTGCGCACCAGCACGCGCGCGTTGCTGACCGCGTGCCTGTACACCGTCGAGGCGTACCAGGCGCTCCACTCGCGCGGCATCGCCTACCGGGACATCTCCTGGGGCAACGTGTTCTTCGACCCGGACACCGGTGACATCCTCGTCTGCGACAACGACAACGCGGTGGTGGAGGGCGACGCGAGCGGGATCTCCGGGACGATGGAGTTCATGGCGCCCGAGCTGGTGCGCGCCGAGCCGGGCGCCCGTCCCGGTACGCAGTCCGATCTGCACTCGCTGGCCGTGCTGCTGTTCATGTTCCTGATGAACCATCACCCGCTCAAGGGCAGGCGGGAGTTGGCGATCCACTGCTTGGACGAGGCCGCCGAGCGGAAGCTCTACGGGAAGAACCCGCTGTTCGTCTTCGACCCGGCGGACGACTCGAACGAACCCGACCCGATGGAGCACGCGACCGTGCTGGCCACCTGGGACGCCTCCGCGGGCGCCCTCCAGAAACTGTTCCGGCGCAGCTTCACGGCCGGGCTGCACGATCCGGCGGTCCGGGTGCGGGAGTCCGAGTGGCGCGACGCGCTGCGGGCGGTCCGGGACGCGGTGGTGGAGTGCGCGTCCTGCGGGCGGCAGAACATGACCGAACCGGGTGAGCACCAGCAGCAGGCGTCCCGCCCGTGCTGGGGCTGCGGGGCGCTGCTGGTACTGCCGCCGCGTCTGACGGTGACCACTCCCCCGCCGCGCACCGAGCGCCACATCCGGCTGCCGCGCGCGGCCCGGGTGCAGGCCCACCATCTGCAGGCGGAGCCCGCCCGGCACGACTACTCGGACGCGAGCCTGGTGGCCGAACTGGTGGAACACCCCACGAAGCCTGGCCGTTTCGGCATCGCGAACCGCAGCGACCGGACCTGGGCGGGCACGCGCTCGGACGGCACGTCCCAGCAGATCGGCCCCGGCCAGACGGTTCCGCTGCGCGCGGGCCTGGAACTGGACCTGGGCGACGGGAGCCGCGCGGTCGTCCGGGCGAAGTGA
- a CDS encoding nuclear transport factor 2 family protein, producing the protein MSEPARSESADAAVQAAVAGELRLLDPEVRRSPELVGALLHPDFHEFGASGRHWDRAATIDMLATETETETEPGAAPVSTSRMRGVQLSADVVHLTFDTQDNGLHVHRSSLWRRSDDGWLLYFHQGTPFTV; encoded by the coding sequence GTGAGTGAGCCCGCGCGCAGCGAATCCGCGGACGCGGCCGTCCAGGCGGCCGTCGCGGGCGAGCTGCGTCTCCTGGACCCCGAGGTCCGCCGGTCGCCCGAGCTGGTCGGCGCGCTGCTGCATCCCGACTTCCACGAGTTCGGCGCCTCCGGCCGGCACTGGGACCGGGCCGCGACCATCGACATGCTCGCCACGGAGACGGAGACGGAGACGGAGCCGGGAGCAGCCCCCGTGTCCACCTCCAGGATGAGAGGCGTCCAGCTCTCGGCGGACGTCGTCCACCTCACCTTCGACACGCAGGACAACGGCCTCCACGTACACCGGAGTTCGCTGTGGCGGCGGTCGGACGACGGGTGGCTCCTGTATTTCCACCAGGGCACGCCGTTCACGGTGTGA
- a CDS encoding TRAFAC clade GTPase domain-containing protein codes for MNLIAQGVLGFLALVAGAVCFGNALWQLLALGVRAVCSALGPRQEGQPDTRIPVVGTSGGGGEPAELAYWWRQMWVDAATAGGFGIRVIWLRFTTRWTQHTTARLFRGIRADGLPERNSFVQLGMWLVAPGTFLGALVGATLSTVFLALALAVLALLLGLVWLGAAGTALVLRGVERGWATVLRIRVKCPYPGCYRPVPLAVHRCPGCRKPHARLRPGRYGALRHMCSCGQRLGASRLAGRGRLTALCPHCDQVLPDAVGTTRVVHAPLVGGTSSGKTMLMAAMVEGLHAWSRRSDLRVEYASTDDRQTANTLNQTLTQGTWAHATTGGQPRAFMLTVTLGRRRRLLYLYDPMGESLEDAERVRAQHYLAHTDGVVLVADVLAEPTVRTKLTGTDADRATAARPSPQGPWETYQRLAGELSALTGRRGRMSVATVVTKRDVLDQLDSLPVAGARIDTWLTEIGLGGLVRALGHDFRSDRYWAVSAHAATGAGSLDSEQRRAAEPVLWLLAASGLRTGRLVGPDPAAGSKEKKLETA; via the coding sequence GTGAACCTGATCGCGCAGGGCGTCCTCGGCTTCCTGGCACTGGTCGCGGGCGCCGTCTGCTTCGGCAACGCCCTGTGGCAGCTCCTCGCCCTGGGGGTGCGGGCGGTGTGCTCCGCCCTGGGCCCCCGGCAGGAGGGCCAGCCCGACACCCGTATCCCGGTGGTCGGCACGAGCGGCGGTGGCGGTGAACCGGCCGAACTCGCCTACTGGTGGCGGCAGATGTGGGTGGACGCGGCTACGGCGGGCGGTTTCGGCATCCGGGTGATCTGGCTGCGGTTCACCACCCGGTGGACCCAGCACACGACCGCGCGGCTGTTCCGCGGCATCCGTGCCGACGGGCTGCCCGAGCGCAACTCGTTCGTACAGCTCGGGATGTGGCTCGTCGCGCCCGGCACGTTCCTCGGCGCCCTGGTGGGCGCCACGCTCTCGACGGTGTTCCTGGCGCTCGCGCTGGCGGTCCTCGCCCTGCTGCTCGGCCTGGTGTGGCTGGGCGCCGCCGGGACCGCGCTCGTCCTGCGGGGCGTGGAGCGCGGTTGGGCGACGGTCCTGCGCATCCGCGTCAAGTGCCCCTATCCGGGCTGCTACCGGCCGGTGCCGCTCGCGGTGCACCGCTGCCCCGGCTGCCGGAAGCCGCACGCCCGGCTGCGTCCCGGACGGTACGGGGCGCTGCGGCACATGTGCTCCTGCGGGCAGCGGCTCGGAGCGAGCCGGCTCGCCGGCCGCGGCCGGCTGACCGCCCTGTGCCCGCACTGCGACCAGGTGCTGCCGGACGCGGTGGGCACCACGCGGGTCGTGCACGCGCCGCTGGTCGGCGGCACCTCGTCGGGCAAGACGATGCTGATGGCCGCCATGGTCGAGGGCCTGCACGCCTGGTCGCGGCGGAGCGACCTGCGGGTCGAGTACGCGTCGACGGACGACCGGCAGACCGCGAACACCCTCAACCAGACGCTGACACAGGGCACTTGGGCGCATGCCACGACCGGCGGCCAGCCCCGCGCCTTCATGCTGACCGTCACGCTCGGGCGCCGCCGCCGGCTGCTCTACCTGTACGACCCGATGGGCGAGTCCCTTGAGGACGCCGAGCGGGTGCGCGCCCAGCACTACCTCGCGCACACCGACGGTGTGGTCCTGGTCGCGGACGTGCTCGCCGAGCCGACGGTACGCACGAAGCTGACCGGCACCGACGCCGACCGGGCCACCGCCGCACGGCCCTCGCCGCAGGGCCCCTGGGAGACGTACCAGCGGCTGGCGGGCGAGCTGTCGGCGCTCACCGGGCGGCGCGGCAGGATGTCCGTGGCGACGGTCGTCACCAAGCGGGACGTCCTCGACCAGCTCGACTCCCTGCCGGTGGCCGGGGCCCGGATCGACACCTGGCTCACCGAGATCGGCCTCGGCGGGCTGGTCCGCGCCCTCGGCCACGACTTCAGGTCCGACCGCTACTGGGCGGTCAGCGCCCACGCGGCCACCGGCGCGGGCTCGTTGGACAGCGAGCAACGCCGGGCCGCCGAGCCCGTGCTGTGGCTGCTGGCCGCGTCGGGCCTGCGCACGGGCCGGCTGGTCGGCCCCGACCCGGCGGCCGGCTCGAAGGAGAAGAAGCTGGAGACCGCATGA
- a CDS encoding ketopantoate reductase family protein, translating into MRYIIIGAGAVGGAVGGRLAESGHDVVLVARGAHHEALRERGLRLVTPDGTRTHRLPTVDGPAALGELRAQDVLVLAVKTQDSVAALEEWGPVPVAGGGTAAERLPLLCAQNGVESQRLALRRFHRVYGVCVWLPATFVEPGVVSAAGTPLTGILHLGRFPHGTDDTARAVAADLSASRFEAPVVPDVTRWQYAKLLANLANAIEAVSGVVAGEEARALQGRVRAEGEAVLAAAGIPYASQEEQKEARADKMRLVPLDDGPVRGGGSSWQSLSRGTGTIEADYLNGEIALLGRLHGVPTPLNDLLRRLANEFARRRRAAGSMEVAELVRLADEAVAQALPISGASTP; encoded by the coding sequence ATGCGCTACATCATCATCGGAGCAGGGGCCGTGGGCGGGGCCGTCGGTGGACGCCTCGCCGAGTCGGGACACGACGTGGTGCTCGTCGCGCGCGGCGCGCACCACGAGGCGCTGCGCGAGCGGGGGCTGCGGCTCGTGACACCCGACGGGACACGCACCCACCGGCTGCCCACGGTCGACGGCCCGGCGGCCCTCGGCGAACTGCGGGCACAGGACGTCCTCGTGCTCGCCGTCAAGACGCAGGACAGCGTCGCGGCGCTGGAGGAATGGGGGCCCGTACCGGTCGCGGGCGGCGGCACGGCGGCCGAACGGCTGCCGTTGCTGTGCGCCCAGAACGGCGTGGAGAGCCAGCGGCTCGCCCTGCGCCGCTTCCACCGCGTGTACGGGGTGTGCGTGTGGCTGCCCGCCACCTTCGTCGAGCCGGGCGTGGTGTCGGCGGCCGGTACGCCTCTGACCGGCATCCTGCACCTGGGGCGCTTCCCGCACGGCACGGACGACACCGCGCGGGCCGTCGCCGCCGACCTGTCCGCGTCCCGCTTCGAGGCGCCGGTAGTCCCCGATGTGACGCGCTGGCAGTACGCCAAGCTGCTCGCCAACCTCGCCAACGCCATCGAGGCGGTCAGCGGGGTCGTCGCCGGCGAGGAGGCCCGCGCGCTGCAGGGCCGGGTACGCGCCGAGGGCGAGGCGGTGCTCGCCGCAGCGGGCATCCCGTACGCCTCGCAGGAGGAGCAGAAGGAGGCCCGCGCCGACAAGATGCGCCTCGTACCGCTCGACGACGGACCGGTACGCGGCGGCGGCTCGTCCTGGCAGTCGCTGAGCCGGGGCACGGGCACGATCGAGGCGGACTACCTGAACGGGGAGATCGCCCTGCTGGGGCGCCTGCACGGAGTCCCGACGCCCCTCAACGACCTGCTGCGCCGCCTCGCGAACGAGTTCGCGCGCCGGCGGCGGGCGGCGGGTTCGATGGAGGTGGCCGAGCTGGTACGGCTGGCCGACGAGGCGGTCGCGCAGGCGCTCCCGATCTCCGGTGCCTCAACTCCGTGA
- a CDS encoding vWA domain-containing protein: MANRPVHFIWLLDCSYSMQGEKIARLNYAIREAVPEMRSVAHDNPAAQLLLRTVTFSTTAKWHHQTPVPVDDFTWQDVEVDGMTNLGEALHLVSRELQSPPMPQRALKPVLALVSDGVPTDDWKAGLKAIDATPWGRKAVRVAIAIGHDADRSVLQEFLANPELQPLDANSPKQLAAAIRWASTAAVKAASQPVAGSGDPLAKQPFAPPVLDDDDDDDVW; encoded by the coding sequence ATGGCGAACCGTCCGGTCCATTTCATCTGGCTGCTCGACTGCTCGTACTCGATGCAGGGCGAGAAGATCGCCCGGCTCAACTACGCGATCCGGGAGGCCGTCCCGGAGATGCGGTCGGTGGCCCACGACAACCCGGCGGCCCAACTGCTGCTGCGTACCGTCACGTTCTCCACGACGGCGAAGTGGCACCACCAGACCCCCGTCCCCGTCGACGACTTCACCTGGCAGGACGTCGAGGTGGACGGCATGACGAACCTGGGCGAGGCGCTGCACCTGGTCTCGCGCGAGCTGCAGAGCCCGCCGATGCCGCAGCGGGCCCTGAAGCCGGTCCTCGCGCTGGTCTCGGACGGTGTGCCGACCGACGACTGGAAGGCGGGCCTCAAGGCGATCGACGCGACACCCTGGGGGCGCAAGGCCGTCCGGGTCGCGATCGCCATCGGCCACGACGCCGACCGCTCCGTGCTCCAGGAGTTCCTCGCCAATCCGGAGCTGCAGCCGCTGGACGCCAACAGTCCCAAGCAGCTCGCGGCGGCGATCCGCTGGGCCTCGACGGCGGCGGTCAAGGCGGCCTCGCAGCCGGTCGCCGGTTCGGGGGACCCGCTGGCGAAGCAGCCGTTCGCGCCGCCGGTCCTCGACGACGACGATGACGACGACGTGTGGTGA
- a CDS encoding DUF1697 domain-containing protein, which produces MTMGTTTYAALLRGINVGGSRKVPMAELRTLLEGLGHGGVRTYLQSGNAVFTSDHGDEDFLAEELAGALADHFGFTVEVLVRDHAYLRAVLDACPFPAAELEAKQLHVTYFSAPVDAERFASVDRQTFLPEEFRLGDRVLYLYAPDGLGRSKLAESLAKPRVTKGIVATTRNWNTVVKLVELTGE; this is translated from the coding sequence ATGACGATGGGGACGACGACGTACGCGGCGCTGTTGCGCGGGATCAATGTGGGCGGCAGCCGGAAGGTGCCGATGGCCGAGCTGCGCACCCTCCTGGAAGGGCTCGGGCACGGCGGCGTACGCACGTATCTGCAGAGCGGGAACGCCGTGTTCACCAGCGACCACGGCGACGAGGACTTCCTCGCCGAGGAACTGGCGGGGGCCCTCGCCGACCACTTCGGTTTCACGGTCGAGGTCCTGGTGCGCGACCACGCGTATCTGCGGGCCGTGCTCGACGCCTGCCCGTTCCCGGCCGCCGAACTGGAGGCCAAGCAGCTGCACGTCACGTACTTCTCGGCGCCGGTCGACGCCGAGCGTTTTGCATCGGTGGACCGACAGACCTTCCTGCCCGAGGAGTTCCGCCTCGGCGACCGCGTGCTGTACCTGTACGCCCCCGACGGCCTCGGCCGCTCCAAGCTGGCGGAGAGCCTGGCGAAGCCCCGGGTGACGAAGGGGATCGTCGCCACCACGCGCAACTGGAACACCGTCGTCAAGCTCGTGGAGCTGACCGGTGAGTGA